The Caballeronia sp. Lep1P3 genome window below encodes:
- a CDS encoding ABC transporter permease: MSGFQTLFYKELLRFWKVSFQTVLAPIITALLYLTIFGHALSGHVQVYPGVGYTSFLVPGLVMMSVLQNAFANSSSSLIQSKITGNLVFVLLPPIAHWEMFFAYVLASVVRGLCVGLGVFIVTIWFVPMSFSAPLYIIAFAILGSAILGTLGLIAGIWADKFDQLAAFQNFLIMPLTFLSGVFYSTHSLPSVWRAVSHLNPFFYMIDGFRYGFFGLSDVNPLVSLCIVSGFLAVLALIAVRLLASGYKLRH; this comes from the coding sequence ATGAGCGGCTTCCAGACGTTGTTCTACAAGGAGCTGCTGCGCTTCTGGAAAGTGTCGTTTCAGACGGTGCTCGCGCCGATCATCACGGCGCTTCTGTATCTCACCATCTTCGGTCACGCGCTCTCGGGCCACGTTCAGGTGTATCCGGGCGTCGGCTACACGAGCTTTCTCGTGCCGGGCCTCGTGATGATGAGCGTGTTGCAGAACGCGTTCGCGAACAGTTCGTCGTCGCTGATTCAGTCGAAAATCACCGGCAATCTGGTGTTCGTGCTGCTGCCGCCCATCGCGCATTGGGAAATGTTCTTCGCCTATGTGCTGGCGTCGGTCGTGCGCGGCTTGTGCGTTGGGCTTGGCGTGTTCATCGTGACGATATGGTTCGTCCCGATGTCTTTCTCCGCGCCGCTCTACATCATTGCGTTCGCGATCCTCGGCTCGGCGATTCTCGGCACGCTCGGGTTGATCGCCGGCATCTGGGCCGACAAGTTCGACCAACTGGCCGCGTTTCAGAACTTCCTCATCATGCCGCTCACGTTTCTGTCGGGCGTGTTCTATTCGACGCATTCGCTGCCGTCCGTCTGGCGCGCGGTGTCGCATCTGAACCCGTTTTTCTACATGATCGACGGCTTCCGCTACGGCTTTTTCGGCCTGTCGGATGTGAACCCGCTCGTGAGCCTCTGCATCGTGAGCGGCTTTCTGGCCGTGCTGGCCTTGATCGCCGTGCGTCTGCTCGCGAGCGGCTACAAGCTGCGCCACTAA
- a CDS encoding BolA family protein: MLPTPEQVKDYIAAGLACQHLEVEGDGQHFFATIVSDAFVGKRLIARHQLVYAALGERMREEIHALSMKTLTPDEWKSA; this comes from the coding sequence ATGTTGCCGACTCCGGAGCAAGTGAAGGATTACATCGCGGCCGGCCTTGCCTGCCAGCACCTCGAAGTCGAAGGCGACGGCCAGCATTTCTTTGCGACCATCGTGAGCGATGCGTTCGTCGGCAAACGGCTGATCGCGCGTCATCAACTGGTCTACGCGGCGCTCGGCGAGCGCATGCGCGAGGAGATTCATGCGCTCAGCATGAAGACCCTCACTCCCGACGAATGGAAATCGGCCTGA